In Rattus rattus isolate New Zealand chromosome 3, Rrattus_CSIRO_v1, whole genome shotgun sequence, one genomic interval encodes:
- the S100a10 gene encoding protein S100-A10 yields MPSQMEHAMETMMLTFHRFAGEKNYLTKEDLRVLMEREFPGFLENQKDPLAVDKIMKDLDQCRDGKVGFQSFLSLVAGLIIACNDYFVVHMKQKK; encoded by the exons ATGCCATCCCAAATGGAGCACGCCATGGAGACCATGATGCTTACATTTCACAGGTTTGCAGGAGAAAAAAACTACTTGACAAAGGAGGACCTGAGAGTGCTCATGGAAAGGGAGTTCCCTGGGTTTTTGGAA aatcaAAAGGACCCTCTGGCTGTGGACAAAATAATGAAAGACCTGGACCAGTGCCGAGATGGAAAAGTGGGCTTCCAGAGCTTTCTATCACTAGTGGCGGGGCTCATCATTGCATGCAATGACTATTTTGTAGTACATATGAAGCAGAAGAAATAG